The proteins below come from a single Candida albicans SC5314 chromosome 7, complete sequence genomic window:
- the FAR1 gene encoding cyclin-dependent protein serine/threonine kinase inhibiting protein (Protein involved in regulation of pheromone-mediated mating; repressed by A1p and Alpha2p in white-phase cells; null mutant shows no pheromone response in opaque cells; overexpression causes enhanced pheromone response and cell cycle arrest) yields the protein MRKSFHSPKKRTSTSTKLESILPFPAETKKYNNIKCSLCQELLSLTLPGELIVSLECGHMSHKNCLSLIQSVPVCSECNVMSNYDYPPFTPVDQIQSPAKLNTQLETPSFTSSDQTIYNPRVTCTSEISEVTLTPPYEIAYVLNVQAPLIFNAHKPTLEDLQLKERVEEFLKVHLDTDKDVGQLVIFDILEVSVTGKSWDSALVCLFENYFLIYENELLVGIISVQHDISSVDVDEELILNLAKDSLPELRLRHSNKLVVQKWGTLLLEIIDNESVVTNIYQLTNTYWTHLPPEICVPQNLTKLNNAILSGTTISNSDIARILPTPKQLSLNLILALPLVNQTSLTDLEYKTQIQQIFQKTLHELRPNDKLGVIFLGIDGSKKPCAKGSFVGCTEPSWSEWKQVIRDITIVPNSFQSNLQEINVAIEKCMELYPFIPRTTSSVNKFLILSPNTYSQSPKDAPKSKFIDAINEKLSCTIVCVGSTYGNYQPFKSITTFGTPFLRFESFAKFGSLLVYYINENLHKICIPKLTLTLKASQGFRFTDLDSRGAIDGSQLTLTIKDIVPQTQKSIVLKVQANPQFVASKYQTLPIFEYDGYWFYEKYLDTKLISTRVKIGVSQQPPTPIDAEARGSFTEYYLDIPLLPPVSPARDAVFAKRQTELTIINSLKKSIASGESQVSSDIIKSCISLAHGLIRTSLEGSTKSHTNESSPECEYSMLQLLMAVRYTDKGNVEYIDFLVNHMKSIAKLLESDLDAGKLRCSDLMNSLI from the coding sequence ATGCGCAAACTGTTCCACTCTCCTAAAAAGAGAACTTCCACCTCAACAAAGCTTGAATCTATACTACCTTTCCCAGCAGAGACTAAAAAGTATAATAACATTAAATGTTCGTTGTGTCAAGAACTACTAAGCTTGACGTTGCCCGGAGAGCTTATTGTCCTGTTAGAGTGTGGCCACATGTCCCATAAAAACTGCTTGTCTTTAATACAATCAGTGCCTGTTTGTAGTGAATGTAATGTGATGTCGAATTACGACTACCCTCCATTCACACCCGTGGACCAGATTCAGTCGCCTGCCAAATTAAACACTCAATTGGAAACACCATCCTTTACCTCGAGCGACCAAACCATCTACAATCCAAGAGTAACATGTACCAGTGAGATTTCCGAAGTAACTTTAACCCCACCATATGAAATAGCGTATGTGTTGAATGTTCAGGCTCCACTTATTTTTAACGCTCATAAACCCACGCTAGAAGATTTACAGCTAAAAGAAAGGGTCGAAGAGTTTTTGAAGGTGCATCTTGACACCGATAAGGATGTAGGACAACTTGTTATTTTTGATATACTTGAAGTTAGTGTTACGGGCAAGAGCTGGGACCTGGCATTGGTGTGTCTATTTGAAAACTActttttaatttatgaAAACGAGCTCTTGGTGGGAATAATATCTGTTCAGCACGATATAAGCAGTGTTGACGTGGATGAGGAACTCATTCTAAATCTAGCAAAAGATTCACTTCCAGAATTGCGACTCAGGCATTCAAACAAGCTTGTGGTCCAAAAATGGGGTACTCTACTACTTGAAATAATAGACAATGAGAGTGTCGTCACTAACATTTACCAATTGACTAATACATATTGGACCCACTTGCCCCCAGAGATTTGTGTACCACAAAATTTAACCAAACTAAACAATGCAATCTTATCCGGAACAACCATTTCAAATTCCGATATCGCAAGAATACTACCAACACCTAAACAGCTACTGttaaatttaattcttgCTCTACCACTAGTTAACCAAACATCTTTAACCGATCTAGAATACAAAACACAGATCCAAcaaatctttcaaaaaacTTTACATGAACTCAGACCAAATGACAAGTTGGGAgtaatttttcttggaaTAGACGGGTCAAAAAAACCGTGTGCCAAAGGGTCCTTTGTTGGGTGCACTGAACCAAGCTGGAGTGAGTGGAAGCAGGTAATACGAGACATTACAATAGTTCCAAACTCATTTCAAAGTAACTTACAGGAAATAAATGTTGCTATAGAAAAGTGTATGGAGCTATACCCTTTTATTCCACGTACAACATCATCAGTTAACAAGTTTCTAATACTCAGCCCAAACACATACTCACAGCTGCCAAAAGACGCAcccaaatccaaatttatTGACGCAATAAACGAAAAACTATCTTGCACAATTGTTTGTGTCGGCAGCACATATGGCAACTACCAACCATTCAAGTCTATTACTACATTTGGCACTCCTTTCCTACGATTTGAGTCTTTCGCGAAGTTTGGCAGCTTACTAGTATACTATATCAACGAAAACCTCCACAAAATATGTATTCCAAAATTGACATTAACATTAAAGGCATCTCAGGGTTTTAGGTTCACTGATCTTGATTCCAGAGGGGCTATTGATGGAAGTCAGTTGACACTTACTATTAAAGATATTGTCCCACAGACGCAAAAACTGATTGTGCTCAAAGTGCAAGCAAACCCCCAATTTGTTGCTTCCAAATATCAGACGCTTccaatatttgaatatgaTGGGTATTGGTTTTATGAGAAATACCTCGACACCAAGTTGATAAGTACGAGAGTCAAGATAGGTGTCAGCCAGCAACCACCGACACCTATTGATGCGGAAGCAAGGGGAAGCTTTACGGAATACTATTTAGACATCCCATTACTACCTCCCGTGTCGCCAGCAAGAGATGCTGTATTTGCCAAAAGACAAACTGAGCTAACCATAATTAACTCATTAAAGAAAAGCATCGCGCTGGGTGAAAGCCAAGTGTCACTGGATATAATTAAAAGCTGCATATCGTTAGCACACGGATTGATACGTACTTCTCTTGAAGGCTCTACAAAATCACACACCAATGAATCTAGCCCTGAGTGTGAGTATAGTATGTTACAGTTGCTAATGGCAGTAAGATACACTGACAAAGGCAATGTTGAGtatattgatttcttggTAAATCATATGAAAAGTATTGCCAAGCTACTAGAATCGGACCTCGATGCAGGTAAATTACGATGTTCCGATTTGATGAATAGTTTAATATAg
- a CDS encoding uncharacterized protein (Adhesin-like cell wall protein; similar to mucins and to a Litomosoides microfilarial sheath protein; N-terminal secretion signal; rat catheter and Spider biofilm repressed): protein MSLHISPFSVATNALVLSLAGIASAQNLGGLDTPPQAKTDTTKATENTSSILIKTEENSQDTTNEKTTEPNTTTQETTTQEATTTPETTKAESTDQIKTSQIVQTTKITQTQVETSTTQVVQTIQASSGGTTPQVLTKQSTITAAGTQTTLVTQTLVVVDGQSQKHSTVTLQSASTVSPITPNESTTVWWTPSTTQLNSGSLGKYGSATPVTENESTTIWWTPSTQITSSTTSGKASDTTSQKSDTGSNTKSSGGSSDTKSVWIATTGSDFASQSNSDSSSTASRNSSSSASRQAVIIGSKDLTWKKTLLCGGVIGVSLLLNLL from the coding sequence ATGTCATTACATATTAGTCCTTTTTCCGTGGCCACTAACGCCCTTGTCCTTTCCTTAGCCGGTATAGCTTCTGCTCAAAATCTTGGTGGTCTTGATACACCTCCACAAGCAAAGACAGACACCACCAAAGCAACAGAGAACACTAGCAGTATATTGATCAAAACAGAGGAAAATTCCCAAGACACCACCAACGAAAAAACCACTGAACCAAATACCACTACCCAGGAGACCACTACCCAGGAGGCCACTACAACACCAGAAACTACAAAAGCAGAGTCTACGgatcaaatcaaaacttcACAAATAGTCCAAACCACAAAGATAACTCAAACTCAAGTAGAAACGTCAACTACTCAAGTGGTGCAAACCATCCAAGCACTGTCAGGGGGCACTACACCACAGGTATTAACAAAGCAAAGTACTATTACTGCTGCTGGAACCCAAACAACATTAGTAACTCAAACTCTAGTAGTGGTTGATGGCCAACTGCAAAAGCATTCTACGGTTACTTTACAAAGTGCAAGCACAGTGTCTCCTATTACACCAAACGAGTCAACAACTGTATGGTGGACACCTTCTACCACTCAATTGAACAGTGGTTCCTTAGGCAAGTATGGTAGTGCTACACCTGTTACTGAAAACGAGTCAACGACAATTTGGTGGACTCCAAGCACCCAAATCACATCTTCAACCACCTCTGGCAAGGCTCTGGATACCACCTCACAAAAAAGTGATACTGGCTCTAACACCAAATCTTCTGGTGGATCGAGTGACACAAAAAGTGTATGGATCGCTACTACAGGTTCTGATTTTGCTTCTCAATCAAATTCCGATTCAAGCTCAACTGCTTCACGCAATAGCTCATCGAGTGCTTCACGACAAGCTGTTATAATAGGTAGCAAAGACCTTACGTGGAAAAAGACGTTATTATGTGGTGGGGTTATCGGTGTTAGTTTGTTGCTAAATTTATTGTAG
- a CDS encoding uncharacterized protein (Predicted exonuclease; Spider biofilm induced), which produces MTGLQDPQDNGKSGIHIHYPNNKKPTYEISKEHLSEMTSHLEALPQFQTLEDESSAHHIIYQSMVDKYASNNQNFKTNPRLADPRTRNNLLELMKDVYGRKSILFALDVEAWELDTNIVTEIGIAIYDPRGQADSLIPATIQLHIRIKEHLARTNGKYVPHHAHNFNGNTSYIMSEREAATLTQSLINFYFISAESKGTGCYLVGHDLKGDVKWMNSLGVTFPSQFKSLDTNYLFRISHGKENISLKRALAFVHIPFAYLHNAGNDAYYTLLLAMKLCDPHSRVRYRLDVLINVETYPTLTKEEKKERKNRRRQEKLEAIARGEHVEQKPPAPKQTTKKSNRKKLTCESIELESAIEVFDAMFK; this is translated from the coding sequence ATGACAGGCTTGCAAGACCCACAAGACAATGGGAAAAGTGGAATACATATACATTATCCAAACAATAAGAAACCTACATATGAGATTTCCAAAGAGCATCTACTGGAGATGACATCACACTTGGAAGCGCTACCCCAGTTTCAAACACTTGAAGATGAGTCACTGGCCCATCATATTATTTACCAAAGCATGGTAGATAAATACGCTAGTAATAATCAAAACTTCAAAACCAATCCTCGACTAGCAGATCCAAGAACGAGAAACAACTTGCTTGAGTTAATGAAAGATGTGTATGGACGAAAATCGATATTGTTTGCTCTTGACGTCGAAGCATGGGAGCTAGATACAAATATTGTAACGGAAATAGGGATTGCAATTTACGATCCTCGAGGCCAAGCCGATTCCCTAATACCAGCTACCATTCAACTTCATATTCGAATAAAAGAACACCTAGCTAGAACCAATGGGAAATACGTGCCTCATCACGCACACAATTTCAATGGGAATACTTCTTATATAATGAGTGAGCGTGAAGCTGCTACATTGACACAAAGTTTGATTAATTTCTATTTCATCTCAGCAGAGAGCAAGGGTACTGGGTGTTATCTAGTGGGTCACGATCTAAAAGGAGATGTGAAATGGATGAACTCGTTGGGTGTGACGTTCCCATCACAATTCAAATCGTTGGACACAAACTACTTGTTCAGGATATCGCATGGGAAGGAAAACATAAGTTTAAAACGTGCACTTGCTTTTGTCCACATACCTTTTGCGTATCTACATAATGCTGGGAACGACGCATACTACACACTATTGTTGGCCATGAAACTATGCGATCCACACTCGAGGGTTAGGTACAGATTGGATGTCTTGATAAATGTCGAGACGTATCCAACATTGACAAAGgaagagaaaaaagagAGGAAAAATAGACGCCGTCAAGAGAAATTGGAGGCAATAGCAAGAGGTGAACATGTAGAACAAAAACCACCAGCaccaaaacaaacaacGAAAAAGTCCAATAGGAAAAAACTAACATGTGAATCTATTGAATTGGAGAGCGCTATAGAAGTCTTTGATGCTATGTTTAAGTAA